One region of Coregonus clupeaformis isolate EN_2021a chromosome 31, ASM2061545v1, whole genome shotgun sequence genomic DNA includes:
- the LOC121547340 gene encoding phosphatidylcholine:ceramide cholinephosphotransferase 1-like: protein MKKVAQWSTEDVLLWLTDEGMQEYSEALRHLDGQGLLQLSKADFQTAPLALVTSDGGRQLLDKMETLRIEHHIEAHKNGHANGHAILAVNSEVNGNKPKRNGVVNEFHKERVQIPMPEITHSPFPEEWGKTGVAFVYAIICFIFTTIMISVVHERVPAKEATPPLPDKFFDFFGRVDWAFSICEINGMILVVLWLLQWALLKYRSIVGRRFFFIVGTLYLYRCITMYITTLPVPGMHFKCSPKLFGDWESQMSRVMKMIAGGGLTITGSHHMCGDYLYSGHTVMLTLTYLFIKEYSPKKLWWYHWICWLLCAVGLFCILLAHDHYSIDVVVAYFITTRLFWWYHTMANQQTLKASSQSNFFSRVWWYRFFQYLEQNVTGIVPRNYQMPLSWRPAQWSQVKYSRIDTECP, encoded by the exons ATGAAGAAAGTGGCCCAGTGGTCAACGGAGGACGTGCTCCTGTGGCTGACCGATGAGGGAATGCAGGAATACTCAGAGGCCTTACGCCACCTGGATGGCCAGGGCCTCCTGCAGCTCTCTAAGGCGGACTTCCAGACGGCCCCTCTGGCCCTTGTCACCTCAGACGGAGGCAGACAGCTCCTGGACAAGATGGAGACTCTCAGGATAGAGCACCACATTGAAGCACATAAAAACGGGCATGCCAACGGACACGCCATCTTGGCTGTCAACAGTGAGGTTAATGGGAACAAGCCCAAGAGGAACGGTGTGGTCAATGAGTTCCACAAGGAGCGGGTCCAGATCCCCATGCCTGAGATCACCCACTCTCCGTTTCCTGAGGAATGGGGAAAGACAGGCGTGGCATTCGTCTACGCCATAATCTGCTTCATCTTTACCACCATCATGATCTCCGTGGTCCACGAACGCGTGCCTGCCAAGGAGGCCACTCCACCCCTGCCAGACAAGTTCTTTGACTTTTTCGGCAGAGTAGACTGGGCCTTTTCTATATGCGAAATCAACGGCATGATACTGGTCGTCCTGTGGCTTCTACAGTGGGCACTGTTAAAATATAG GTCCATCGTTGGTCGGCGGTTCTTCTTTATCGTTGGCACACTCTACCTATACAGGTGTATCACCATGTACATCACCACACTCCCCGTGCCAGGGATGCATTTCAAGTGCTCTCCTAAG CTGTTTGGTGACTGGGAGTCCCAAATGAGCAGAGTGATGAAGATGATTGCAGGAGGAGGCCTGACCATCACTGGCTCCCACCACATGTGTGGAGACTACCTTTAcagtggccacacagtcatgctGACACTCACCTATCTCTTCATTAAAGAGT ATTCCCCAAAAAAGTTATGGTGGTACCACTGGATCTGCTGGCTGCTCTGTGCTGTGGGACTCTTCTGCATTCTCCTGGCTCATGACCACTACTCCATAGACGTGGTGGTGGCTTACTTCATCACCACACGCCTATTCTGGTGGTACCACACCATGGCCAACCAGCAA ACGCTAAAGGCATCATCGCAGAGCAACTTTTTCTCAAGGGTGTGGTGGTACCGATTTTTCCAGTACCTTGAACAGAATGTCACAGGCATCGTCCCTCGGAACTACCAGATGCCACTGTCATGGCGACCGGCCCAGTGGAGTCAAGTGAAGTACAGCCGGATCGACACTGAGTGCCCGTGA